The following are encoded together in the Microtus pennsylvanicus isolate mMicPen1 chromosome 8, mMicPen1.hap1, whole genome shotgun sequence genome:
- the Pde6h gene encoding retinal cone rhodopsin-sensitive cGMP 3',5'-cyclic phosphodiesterase subunit gamma produces the protein MADTTTLGPPAPSQGPITPRKGPPKFKQRQTRQFKSKPPKKGVKGFGDDIPGMEGLGTDITVICPWEAFSHLELHELAQFGII, from the exons ATGGCTGACACCACTACTCTGGGCCCTCCGGCACCGAGCCAGGGTCCTATTACCCCGCGCAAAGGTCCCCCTAAGTTCAAACAGAGACAGACCCGGCAGTTCAAGAGCAAGCCTCCTAAGAAAGGCGTGAAAGG GTTTGGAGATGACATCCCAGGCATGGAGGGGCTAGGAACAG ACATCACAGTGATCTGTCCCTGGGAAGCATTCAGCCACCTGGAACTGCATGAACTCGCTCAGTTCGGGATTATATGA